A single genomic interval of Rosistilla ulvae harbors:
- a CDS encoding aldo/keto reductase, with the protein MIPSLSLRSGAQLPVLGLGMWKIPNEQCASLVQAAAEVGYRHFDSACDYGNEREVGDGLRGVMDSGVCSREDLWVTSKLWNTFHRSEHVEAACRKTLDDLQLDYLDLYLIHFPIPLRYVSPEQRYPPGWFFDPEAAEPKMAIDRVSVAETWAAMEQLKQSGLVKEIGVCNFNIALLRDMLAYANDPPAVLQVETHPYLTQEKLFQFCREEQIAYTAFSPLGALSYHEIGMADGSDSLLQIEPIRAIAAAHDRSPAQVLLRWGVQRGTAVIPKTTKTERLAENFSLFDFSLSDAEMATIDGLNRNQRYNDPGVFCQAAFNTFCPIYE; encoded by the coding sequence ATGATTCCCTCGCTATCGCTTCGCTCTGGAGCCCAATTGCCCGTTCTTGGTCTCGGAATGTGGAAAATCCCCAACGAACAGTGCGCCTCTTTAGTTCAAGCGGCTGCCGAAGTCGGTTACCGCCATTTCGATAGCGCTTGCGATTATGGGAACGAACGCGAAGTCGGCGACGGGCTGCGGGGAGTAATGGACAGCGGCGTCTGCAGCCGCGAGGATCTGTGGGTGACGTCGAAGCTGTGGAATACGTTTCATCGCAGCGAACATGTCGAAGCCGCCTGCCGCAAAACGCTCGACGATCTGCAGCTCGATTACCTCGATCTCTATCTGATCCACTTCCCGATCCCGCTGCGATACGTTTCGCCCGAGCAACGGTATCCGCCGGGGTGGTTCTTCGATCCCGAAGCGGCCGAGCCGAAGATGGCGATCGATCGCGTCTCGGTCGCCGAGACCTGGGCCGCGATGGAGCAACTGAAACAATCCGGGCTAGTCAAAGAGATCGGCGTCTGCAATTTCAACATCGCCCTGCTCCGCGATATGCTCGCCTACGCCAACGATCCGCCGGCGGTCTTGCAAGTCGAAACGCATCCCTACCTGACCCAGGAAAAACTCTTCCAGTTCTGCCGGGAAGAACAGATCGCCTACACCGCTTTCTCGCCTCTGGGAGCACTCTCCTACCACGAGATCGGGATGGCCGACGGATCCGATTCGCTGCTGCAGATCGAACCGATCCGGGCGATCGCCGCCGCTCACGATCGCTCCCCAGCCCAAGTGTTGTTGCGTTGGGGCGTGCAACGCGGAACCGCGGTGATTCCGAAAACCACAAAAACGGAGAGGCTGGCCGAAAACTTCAGCCTCTTCGACTTCAGCCTCAGCGACGCGGAGATGGCAACGATCGACGGGCTCAATCGCAATCAACGCTACAATGACCCCGGCGTCTTCTGCCAAGCAGCCTTTAATACGTTTTGCCCTATCTATGAATAG
- the gap gene encoding type I glyceraldehyde-3-phosphate dehydrogenase: MAIRVAINGFGRIGRLTFRNLMERSDEFEVVAINDLTDNKTLRTLLKYDSIHGRYPGEVTYDDKSIIVDGKPIAALAERDPAKLPWGEMNVDVVIESTGFFTARATDTKPGYDSHLAAGAKKVVLSAPAKDGADLTCVMGVNDDKLTADMKCVSNASCTTNCLAPVAKVLNDTFGIESGLMTTVHAYTNDQKVQDQPHGDLYRSRAAGQNIIPTSTGAAKAVGLVIPELKGKLTGIAMRVPVPTGSVVDLTCNLSKEASVESINAAIKEAAEGPLKGILMYTEDAIVSSDIVHDPHSSVFAADFTQVLGDNGKFVKVISWYDNEWGYSSRTADLIAKFGPM; this comes from the coding sequence GTGGCAATTCGAGTAGCAATCAATGGCTTTGGCCGCATCGGACGTTTGACGTTTCGCAATCTGATGGAACGCAGCGACGAATTCGAAGTTGTGGCGATCAATGACCTGACCGACAACAAAACCCTGCGAACGCTGTTGAAGTATGACAGCATCCACGGTCGCTATCCAGGCGAGGTCACATACGACGACAAGTCGATCATCGTCGACGGCAAGCCGATCGCCGCATTGGCCGAACGCGACCCAGCCAAACTGCCTTGGGGCGAAATGAACGTCGACGTAGTTATCGAGAGCACCGGTTTCTTCACCGCACGTGCTACCGACACCAAGCCAGGTTACGATTCGCACTTGGCCGCCGGAGCCAAGAAGGTCGTTTTGAGCGCACCAGCGAAAGATGGCGCCGACCTGACCTGCGTGATGGGCGTCAACGACGACAAACTGACCGCCGACATGAAGTGCGTTTCGAACGCCAGTTGCACCACCAACTGCTTGGCTCCTGTCGCCAAGGTCCTCAACGACACCTTCGGTATCGAATCGGGCCTGATGACAACCGTTCACGCTTACACCAACGACCAGAAGGTGCAAGATCAACCGCACGGCGATCTGTACCGTTCGCGTGCCGCTGGCCAGAACATCATCCCAACCAGCACCGGCGCCGCCAAGGCTGTCGGTTTGGTGATCCCAGAACTGAAGGGCAAGCTGACCGGTATCGCGATGCGAGTTCCTGTGCCAACCGGAAGCGTCGTCGACCTGACCTGCAACTTGAGCAAAGAAGCATCGGTTGAATCGATCAACGCCGCGATCAAGGAAGCTGCTGAAGGACCTCTCAAGGGCATCCTGATGTACACCGAAGACGCGATCGTCAGCAGCGACATCGTTCACGATCCACACAGCAGCGTTTTCGCCGCCGACTTCACTCAAGTCCTGGGCGACAACGGCAAGTTCGTCAAGGTGATCAGCTGGTACGACAACGAGTGGGGTTACAGCAGCCGCACCGCCGACTTGATCGCCAAGTTCGGCCCTATGTAA
- a CDS encoding class I SAM-dependent methyltransferase — MQIESIPSWQLPAGVSPGTWDYAARPAIATEYDQYFADHPLFALDQQLVLQHLPPPDSQGRATVADLGCGTGRALVALAASGYRGLAIDLSQHMLEVVQQKAQTQALPIASVRANLVDLNGIADNCVEHAVSLFSTLGMIRGRANRIAALAHTRRILKPGGKFVLHVHNIWSSLYDPAGLRWLCRSWWSGRKRGDQEFGDRVYQYRGLPNMFLHNFGLSELKADLRQAGFQIEQIFPLNLTASGVLPLRRVLPRVRAGGFVAVCRRD, encoded by the coding sequence GTGCAAATTGAATCGATTCCTTCGTGGCAGTTGCCTGCGGGCGTGAGCCCAGGAACCTGGGATTATGCCGCGCGACCGGCGATCGCAACAGAGTATGACCAATACTTCGCCGATCATCCGCTGTTCGCGCTAGATCAGCAGTTGGTTTTGCAGCATCTGCCCCCGCCCGATTCGCAGGGGCGAGCGACCGTCGCCGACCTGGGCTGCGGCACCGGGAGGGCGTTGGTCGCATTAGCAGCGAGCGGTTATCGCGGGCTGGCGATCGATCTGAGTCAGCACATGTTGGAAGTGGTTCAGCAGAAAGCGCAAACTCAGGCGTTGCCGATCGCTTCGGTTAGGGCGAATCTTGTCGACCTGAACGGGATCGCTGACAATTGTGTCGAGCATGCGGTTTCGCTGTTCAGCACCCTGGGGATGATCCGCGGCCGGGCGAACCGAATCGCAGCGCTTGCCCACACGCGGCGGATCCTCAAGCCGGGCGGCAAGTTTGTGCTGCACGTTCACAATATCTGGTCGTCGCTTTACGATCCCGCCGGCCTCCGGTGGTTGTGCCGTTCGTGGTGGTCCGGCCGCAAGCGAGGCGATCAAGAATTTGGCGATCGGGTCTATCAATATCGCGGTCTTCCGAACATGTTCCTGCACAACTTCGGCTTGAGTGAACTGAAAGCCGACTTGCGGCAGGCAGGGTTTCAGATCGAACAGATCTTTCCGCTGAACCTGACCGCCAGTGGAGTGCTTCCGCTGCGGCGGGTGTTGCCTCGCGTGCGAGCCGGCGGATTTGTGGCTGTCTGTCGCCGCGACTGA
- a CDS encoding nucleoporin, translating to MNRRIRRQLSVMIVTTLTVIMAVPPYAIAGCFAPAASNCCCPCPASCAPVYCAPSCKPVPVVSRSVGCAPAIVSSSACGNAVSCAPAPATTSEIPTYPADNCPICKTGSYGHAAPAEPQTVLTLPPSADASEETPPTPAPVDEKSVDADVNDEPEQEIQPATALEPMPAEPKPAPKPVNPEPMPAETPNPFNEQAKEPAPAEPKAAPAEPKAAPAEPKAAPAEPKAAPAEPKAAPAEPKAGPAEPKAVPAEPKAAPAEPKAAPAEPKAVPAEPKAAPAEPKAAPAEPKAAPADDPFGAAPVEPMKEAPADDPFAAPVEPEAAPAEPKAAADDPFGAPAEPKAAPADDPFGAAPAEPMKEAPADDPFAAPAEPEAAPAEPKAAADDPFGAPAEPKPAADDPFGAAPAEPMKEAPADDLFGAPSEPKPAADPKPAADDPFSAPSEPAPASDDPFGAAPAEPMKEAPADDLFGAPSEPKPAADPKPAADDPFGAPSEPAPASDDPFGAAPAEPMKEAPADDLFDTPAETPAAADDLFGEPGKAAPAEPAPADDLFGTPPAAEPAPADDLFGTPPAAEPAPADDLFGTPPAAEPAPADDLFGTPPAAEPAPADDLFGTPPADDAAPATEAKPAEGFDDLFGEPKSGDEGKEAADDPFGDLSMRVWKDNTSTFETEGRLVVIGTDFVKLLKTNGRTCTVPMRRLSPVDADYVGHVAKSLNTPILRLVSN from the coding sequence ATGAATCGACGAATTCGCCGTCAGCTGAGCGTGATGATCGTCACGACGCTGACCGTCATCATGGCCGTGCCACCGTATGCGATTGCCGGTTGCTTTGCACCCGCGGCATCGAATTGCTGTTGCCCATGTCCCGCGTCCTGTGCTCCGGTCTATTGCGCTCCCAGCTGCAAGCCCGTCCCCGTCGTGTCGCGATCGGTCGGATGTGCTCCCGCCATCGTCTCATCGTCGGCTTGCGGAAACGCGGTTTCCTGTGCTCCGGCACCGGCAACCACTTCGGAAATCCCAACCTACCCCGCCGACAACTGTCCGATCTGCAAAACCGGGTCGTATGGCCACGCGGCTCCCGCCGAACCGCAAACCGTTCTCACATTGCCACCGTCGGCAGATGCAAGCGAAGAAACGCCACCGACTCCAGCACCTGTGGACGAGAAGAGCGTCGATGCGGATGTGAATGATGAACCCGAGCAGGAGATTCAACCTGCGACCGCGTTGGAACCGATGCCAGCGGAGCCCAAGCCGGCTCCAAAGCCTGTCAATCCTGAACCAATGCCCGCCGAAACGCCCAATCCGTTTAATGAGCAAGCCAAAGAACCAGCACCGGCTGAACCCAAGGCAGCACCAGCTGAACCTAAGGCAGCACCGGCTGAACCTAAGGCAGCACCCGCTGAACCTAAGGCAGCACCAGCTGAACCCAAGGCAGCACCAGCTGAACCTAAGGCAGGACCGGCTGAACCCAAGGCAGTACCGGCTGAACCTAAGGCAGCACCCGCTGAACCTAAGGCAGCACCGGCTGAACCCAAGGCAGTACCGGCTGAACCCAAGGCAGCACCGGCTGAACCTAAGGCGGCACCAGCTGAACCCAAGGCGGCACCAGCTGACGATCCCTTTGGTGCGGCTCCTGTCGAACCAATGAAAGAGGCTCCAGCTGACGATCCCTTTGCAGCTCCCGTTGAACCCGAAGCTGCACCCGCTGAACCTAAGGCTGCGGCCGACGATCCCTTTGGTGCACCCGCTGAACCTAAGGCGGCACCAGCTGACGATCCCTTTGGTGCGGCTCCAGCCGAACCAATGAAAGAGGCTCCCGCTGACGATCCCTTTGCTGCTCCCGCTGAACCCGAAGCTGCACCAGCTGAACCCAAGGCTGCGGCCGACGATCCCTTTGGTGCACCAGCTGAACCTAAACCAGCAGCTGACGATCCCTTTGGTGCGGCTCCTGCCGAACCGATGAAGGAAGCTCCTGCGGACGATCTGTTTGGTGCTCCATCGGAACCAAAGCCAGCGGCTGATCCGAAGCCAGCTGCCGACGATCCCTTTAGTGCTCCATCGGAACCGGCCCCCGCGTCGGACGATCCCTTTGGTGCGGCTCCAGCCGAACCGATGAAGGAAGCTCCCGCGGACGATCTGTTTGGTGCTCCATCGGAACCAAAGCCAGCGGCTGATCCGAAGCCAGCGGCCGACGATCCCTTTGGTGCTCCATCGGAACCGGCCCCCGCGTCGGACGATCCCTTTGGTGCGGCTCCTGCCGAACCGATGAAGGAAGCTCCTGCGGACGATCTGTTTGATACGCCAGCCGAGACACCTGCGGCTGCCGATGACCTGTTTGGTGAACCGGGCAAGGCTGCACCTGCAGAACCAGCTCCAGCTGACGACCTGTTCGGAACTCCTCCTGCAGCAGAACCAGCTCCAGCTGACGACCTGTTCGGAACTCCTCCTGCAGCGGAACCAGCTCCAGCTGACGACCTGTTCGGAACTCCTCCTGCAGCGGAACCGGCTCCAGCTGACGACCTGTTCGGGACTCCTCCTGCAGCAGAACCGGCTCCAGCTGACGATCTGTTCGGGACTCCTCCTGCAGACGATGCGGCACCGGCGACCGAAGCGAAGCCAGCCGAAGGGTTCGACGACCTGTTTGGTGAGCCCAAGTCAGGGGACGAAGGGAAGGAAGCGGCGGACGATCCGTTTGGCGATCTTTCGATGCGAGTTTGGAAGGACAACACCAGCACCTTTGAAACCGAGGGGCGGTTGGTCGTGATCGGTACCGATTTCGTCAAGCTGCTCAAGACCAATGGTCGCACCTGCACCGTGCCGATGCGACGTCTCAGCCCGGTCGATGCCGACTATGTTGGCCATGTTGCCAAGTCGCTCAACACGCCGATATTGCGTTTGGTCAGCAACTAA
- the tnpA gene encoding IS200/IS605 family transposase, whose protein sequence is MSQSLAKVAIHFVFSTKHRKPLLDPLELREQLYAYMATILRDNVDSPAIKIGGVEDHVHALLLLSRKFALADVAQEMKTETSKWLKKQATGLKSFSWQSGYGAFSVSESNIDDVKRYIANQQEHHRKMTFEEEFRELCRRHGLEIDERYVWD, encoded by the coding sequence ATGTCTCAGTCGCTAGCCAAGGTTGCGATCCATTTCGTGTTTTCGACGAAACACCGCAAACCGTTGTTGGATCCGTTGGAACTTCGCGAGCAGTTGTATGCTTACATGGCGACAATCCTTCGCGACAACGTCGATTCCCCGGCCATAAAGATTGGTGGGGTCGAGGACCATGTTCATGCGTTGCTTTTACTGAGCCGAAAGTTTGCGCTCGCAGATGTCGCTCAGGAGATGAAGACGGAAACCAGCAAGTGGTTAAAGAAGCAAGCGACGGGGCTGAAGTCATTTTCGTGGCAGTCGGGTTACGGAGCATTCTCCGTCAGCGAATCGAACATCGACGATGTGAAGCGGTATATCGCGAACCAACAGGAACACCATCGAAAGATGACGTTCGAGGAGGAGTTTCGCGAGTTATGTCGCCGCCATGGGCTGGAGATCGACGAACGCTATGTTTGGGATTGA
- a CDS encoding GNAT family N-acetyltransferase, translating into MDDSLVAVWDALRSSNPAFYSPFFSSEFTQAVNQVRDDCYVAIIEQSGVPIGFLPYHRSGRSLFPIGRTINDAHGLICAPDSTIDWRGVLTDLDATGYEYHALFSSTNDAQEHAFGWTKAFLCDLTASDLRYDHWLEQNRKTIFKQRRKTKKLVREEGPLRLEYASTDPAVLDRLIQLKREQYQRTRIFDIFSVEWIRNLLHLMLTRDGQLEGRLSALYAGDKLVAMHMGMQEGKLLHYWFPVYDQAFGYASPGTALFLEIVRQADANQIDKIDFGYGELPYKWTLNNVIDSVPHGAICVSPASWHTRRLRGGMLRTLKALPGKEWSKRVLRKVHPQFGRGSYH; encoded by the coding sequence TTGGACGATTCATTGGTCGCCGTTTGGGACGCGTTGCGATCGAGCAATCCGGCGTTCTACAGTCCCTTCTTTTCGTCTGAGTTTACGCAGGCTGTCAATCAAGTTCGCGACGACTGTTATGTGGCGATCATCGAACAATCGGGCGTACCGATCGGTTTTTTGCCCTACCATCGCAGCGGCCGATCATTGTTTCCCATCGGCCGCACGATCAACGACGCTCATGGTTTAATCTGTGCTCCCGATTCTACGATCGATTGGCGCGGGGTGCTGACCGATCTCGATGCCACCGGGTACGAATACCATGCTCTGTTTTCATCGACTAACGATGCCCAAGAGCATGCTTTTGGATGGACCAAAGCGTTTTTATGTGATCTGACCGCATCGGATCTTCGCTATGACCACTGGTTGGAGCAAAATCGCAAGACAATTTTTAAGCAGCGGCGAAAAACGAAAAAGCTGGTCCGCGAGGAAGGCCCATTGCGGTTGGAGTATGCGTCGACCGATCCGGCGGTACTCGATCGTCTGATTCAACTCAAACGCGAGCAATATCAACGGACGCGGATTTTTGACATCTTCTCGGTCGAATGGATACGCAATCTGCTGCATTTGATGCTGACGCGAGATGGTCAGCTGGAAGGGCGTTTGTCAGCGCTCTACGCGGGAGACAAATTGGTCGCGATGCACATGGGAATGCAAGAGGGCAAACTGCTGCACTATTGGTTCCCGGTCTACGATCAGGCCTTCGGGTACGCATCCCCAGGGACAGCGTTGTTTCTGGAAATCGTTCGCCAGGCGGATGCCAACCAAATCGACAAAATCGATTTCGGCTACGGCGAACTACCATACAAGTGGACGCTAAACAACGTGATCGATAGCGTGCCGCACGGAGCGATTTGTGTCTCGCCAGCTTCCTGGCACACGCGGCGACTGCGCGGTGGGATGCTGCGAACGCTCAAGGCGTTGCCTGGCAAAGAGTGGTCGAAACGCGTGCTGAGGAAAGTCCATCCACAGTTTGGCCGCGGCAGCTATCACTAA
- a CDS encoding outer membrane protein assembly factor BamB family protein, whose product MKLLLRTCVALLLVLSIEPADAEQWPGWRGPRGDGSSLESKPPTDWDGATGKNILWTKDLPGTGHGSPIVWNDKLFLVTCIEDQHDRQLLCISTATGETLWKSTVFNAPLETKHSLNSFASSTPATDGDQVVAVFLEVDGSKAPAKNVGKARNLTPGKIVVAAYDLAGKQRWLARPGVFSSVHGFCSNPVLFGDLVIINGDHDGDSFLVALDRNTGKTVWKVPRRHQTRSYATPLIREVDGADQLVLPGSMAVTSFNPRDGSTLWTVEGPTEQFVASPVYDGKHFFVTAGYPTHHVVAIRPDGHDDVSDSHVTWHSTDVRSYVPSPILAGQFLIVADDRGTANCYDTATGERFWNVRLGRKFSASPVMAAGKVFLLAEDGTMHIVQPGKEFQQIAEPQLGERAFASPAIADGRIYIRGEQRLFAIGEK is encoded by the coding sequence ATGAAACTGCTGCTGCGAACCTGTGTCGCTTTGTTGCTAGTCCTTTCTATCGAACCCGCTGACGCCGAACAGTGGCCTGGCTGGCGCGGACCTCGCGGCGATGGCAGTAGCTTGGAATCGAAGCCGCCAACCGATTGGGACGGTGCGACGGGGAAGAACATCCTTTGGACAAAGGACTTGCCCGGCACGGGGCACGGATCGCCGATCGTCTGGAACGACAAACTCTTTCTTGTAACCTGCATCGAGGACCAACACGATCGCCAACTGTTGTGCATCAGCACCGCGACGGGCGAGACGCTTTGGAAGTCGACAGTCTTTAACGCACCGTTGGAGACCAAGCATTCACTGAACAGCTTCGCCAGCAGCACTCCGGCGACCGATGGCGATCAAGTCGTTGCGGTTTTCCTGGAAGTCGATGGCAGCAAGGCTCCAGCCAAAAACGTCGGCAAGGCGAGGAACCTCACCCCCGGCAAGATCGTCGTCGCGGCATACGACTTGGCGGGCAAACAGCGTTGGTTGGCGCGGCCGGGAGTCTTCAGCAGCGTCCATGGATTCTGCAGCAATCCCGTTCTATTTGGCGATCTGGTGATCATCAACGGCGATCACGATGGCGATTCATTCCTCGTGGCGTTGGATCGCAACACGGGGAAAACGGTATGGAAGGTTCCGCGTCGGCATCAAACACGCAGTTATGCGACGCCGCTGATCCGCGAGGTCGACGGCGCGGACCAGCTTGTGTTGCCGGGTAGCATGGCGGTTACAAGTTTTAACCCGCGGGATGGTTCGACGCTGTGGACCGTCGAAGGGCCGACCGAACAGTTTGTCGCCTCGCCGGTCTACGACGGCAAACACTTCTTCGTAACCGCGGGCTATCCAACGCATCACGTCGTCGCGATCCGCCCCGACGGACACGATGATGTTAGCGATTCGCATGTCACATGGCACAGCACCGACGTCCGCAGCTATGTCCCTTCGCCGATCCTGGCCGGTCAGTTTCTGATCGTGGCTGATGATCGCGGAACAGCAAATTGTTACGATACCGCGACGGGAGAACGCTTCTGGAATGTGCGACTGGGACGCAAATTCAGCGCGTCGCCGGTGATGGCTGCTGGGAAGGTCTTCCTGTTAGCCGAAGATGGCACGATGCACATTGTGCAACCGGGGAAAGAGTTCCAACAGATCGCCGAACCGCAACTGGGCGAGCGAGCGTTTGCATCGCCTGCGATCGCCGACGGCCGAATCTACATTCGCGGTGAGCAGCGATTGTTTGCGATCGGAGAGAAGTAG
- a CDS encoding lysylphosphatidylglycerol synthase transmembrane domain-containing protein — translation MNTTPSKTTSPKTVLLTVAKFGVPVGIVWYLVSQIQPQQWSALQNSPKQYSLLAMALLIGLSATLLSYVRWWLLVRSHNIPLTPTEGIRLAAIGFLLNFVSIGAVGGDLFKAYFLARRTPGKKIEVFATALVDRVVGLYGLLVVASVALWMIGDSLAGDDVTLIRAVVYTLTLAGAAFMLGVVLGGSLIDRALDRILNVPMVGPFVHRIADPLRAFRHHTAAFMVTIGMSVVVHILLGVAIYFIAAGLYEHPPTLAEHMVIVPIANAVAGLPISLAGIGVFEGALDHLYAKLPTTPTDASGTIVGLVYEIVKIAIAMIGIVFYWTGQREVRESFQAVAASDDET, via the coding sequence ATGAACACCACACCCAGTAAAACGACGTCTCCCAAGACGGTGCTGCTGACGGTCGCCAAGTTTGGTGTGCCCGTTGGCATCGTCTGGTACCTCGTTTCCCAGATCCAACCGCAGCAGTGGTCGGCGCTGCAGAATTCGCCAAAGCAATATTCTCTGCTCGCGATGGCGCTGCTGATCGGGCTCAGCGCAACGCTGCTCAGCTATGTTCGCTGGTGGCTGTTAGTTCGCTCACACAACATCCCGCTGACTCCCACCGAAGGGATCCGTTTGGCAGCGATCGGATTTCTGTTGAACTTTGTTTCGATCGGAGCCGTCGGGGGCGATCTCTTCAAAGCCTACTTTCTGGCCCGCCGCACGCCGGGCAAGAAGATCGAGGTCTTTGCGACGGCGCTGGTCGATCGCGTTGTTGGGCTGTACGGTTTGCTAGTGGTCGCGTCGGTCGCTTTATGGATGATCGGCGACTCGCTGGCCGGAGACGACGTGACGTTGATCCGCGCCGTCGTCTACACGCTGACCTTGGCGGGAGCTGCTTTTATGCTGGGCGTTGTCCTGGGCGGATCCCTGATCGACCGAGCGCTCGACCGAATCTTAAACGTCCCGATGGTCGGCCCATTTGTGCACCGCATCGCCGATCCGCTGCGAGCTTTCCGGCATCACACCGCCGCCTTCATGGTGACGATCGGGATGTCGGTGGTCGTGCATATACTGTTAGGCGTGGCGATCTATTTCATCGCCGCCGGCCTCTACGAACATCCCCCCACGCTCGCCGAACATATGGTGATCGTGCCGATCGCCAATGCAGTCGCCGGGCTGCCGATCTCGTTGGCTGGGATCGGAGTGTTCGAGGGCGCATTGGACCACTTATACGCCAAGCTACCGACGACGCCGACCGACGCGTCGGGAACGATCGTCGGCCTGGTCTACGAAATCGTCAAGATCGCGATCGCGATGATCGGTATCGTTTTCTATTGGACCGGGCAACGGGAGGTTCGCGAATCGTTCCAAGCCGTCGCCGCTTCCGACGACGAAACCTAA
- a CDS encoding YjhG/YagF family D-xylonate dehydratase — protein sequence MFSLDQHLDGGDVAASVVTSASGPSGQLPLTDEILRSWSSGDLFGLTQNAGMGWDPARMMGPQYLCLSTQGGVRDHDGTPIALGYHTGHWEVGLLVQAAAEQFSEAGGVPFAAFCSDPCDGRSQGTNGMFDSLPYRNDAAIVMRRLIRSLPRRRGVLGVATCDKGLPAMMLAVCGTKHLPSVIVPGGVTLPPTVGEDAGKVQTIGARYSQGEISLEQAGLEGCRACGSPGGGCQFLGTAATSQVVAEAMGLTVPHAALAPSGQPIWLDIARQSARSLMALDARGLTLADIVTDDSIYNAMLVHAACGGSTNLLLHIPAVAQAAGLRSPTVDDWHQVNKLVARFVDVLPNGPVGHPTVRLFLAGGVPEIMWHLRELGLLRGDAMTVAGVSWNEILDAWPQSARRRALRQRLIESDRVDPDDVIIPPATAKKRGLTSTVCFPQGNLCPEGSVIKSTSIDPSVVGDDGVYRKAGPARVFVSERDAIAAIKGNHPQPVQAGDVVVLIGRGPLGSGMEETYQITSALKFLPWGKHVALVTDARFSGVSTGACIGHVGPEALAGGPIGRVQDGDQIEVVVDRIGLHGSVNLIGTADKSLTPAEAETLLASRSPHPQLAVDVKMPDDSRLWAALQQVGGGTWNGCVYDVEKIIATLDAGTKALQEKASD from the coding sequence TTGTTTTCGCTCGACCAACATCTCGATGGCGGCGACGTCGCGGCGTCGGTGGTCACGTCGGCGTCGGGGCCAAGTGGTCAGTTGCCGTTGACCGATGAGATCCTTCGCTCTTGGAGCAGCGGCGATCTGTTTGGACTGACGCAAAACGCCGGCATGGGCTGGGATCCGGCTCGCATGATGGGACCTCAGTATTTGTGTCTGAGTACGCAGGGAGGCGTTCGCGATCACGATGGGACGCCGATCGCCCTGGGCTATCACACCGGACACTGGGAAGTTGGGCTGTTGGTTCAAGCGGCAGCCGAGCAGTTTTCGGAGGCTGGTGGGGTCCCGTTTGCCGCTTTCTGCAGCGACCCTTGCGACGGCCGATCGCAGGGAACCAACGGGATGTTCGACAGCCTGCCCTATCGCAACGATGCGGCGATCGTGATGCGTCGGTTGATCCGTTCGTTGCCTCGCCGCCGCGGTGTGTTGGGCGTCGCGACGTGTGACAAAGGTTTGCCAGCGATGATGCTGGCAGTTTGCGGGACGAAGCACTTGCCCAGCGTGATCGTTCCCGGCGGCGTGACGCTGCCGCCGACGGTCGGCGAGGATGCGGGCAAAGTGCAAACGATTGGGGCTCGGTATTCGCAAGGCGAAATCTCGCTGGAACAGGCCGGTCTGGAAGGCTGCCGCGCATGCGGATCGCCTGGCGGCGGTTGCCAGTTCCTGGGAACCGCAGCGACCAGCCAAGTTGTCGCCGAGGCGATGGGGCTGACCGTTCCGCATGCGGCCCTTGCACCCAGCGGCCAGCCGATTTGGTTGGACATCGCGCGGCAGAGTGCTCGCAGTCTGATGGCCTTGGATGCTCGCGGGCTCACGCTGGCCGATATCGTAACCGACGATTCGATCTACAACGCGATGTTGGTTCACGCGGCCTGCGGCGGTTCGACGAATCTCTTGCTGCACATTCCCGCGGTCGCTCAGGCGGCTGGGCTGCGGTCACCGACTGTCGACGACTGGCACCAAGTCAATAAATTGGTCGCGCGGTTCGTCGATGTTTTGCCCAACGGCCCCGTCGGGCATCCGACGGTTCGGTTGTTCCTGGCCGGCGGCGTTCCGGAAATCATGTGGCATCTCCGCGAGTTGGGGCTGTTGCGCGGCGATGCGATGACGGTCGCCGGCGTCAGTTGGAACGAGATCCTCGACGCCTGGCCGCAGTCGGCTCGTCGGCGCGCGTTGCGGCAGCGTTTGATCGAATCCGATCGCGTCGATCCCGACGATGTGATCATCCCTCCGGCAACCGCTAAAAAACGTGGACTGACCAGCACCGTCTGCTTCCCGCAGGGGAATCTTTGTCCCGAGGGATCGGTGATCAAATCGACATCGATCGATCCGAGCGTCGTTGGCGACGATGGCGTCTATCGCAAGGCCGGCCCGGCGCGGGTCTTTGTCAGCGAACGCGATGCGATCGCGGCGATCAAGGGGAACCATCCCCAACCGGTTCAGGCGGGAGATGTTGTGGTGTTGATCGGCCGCGGCCCGCTGGGGAGCGGCATGGAGGAGACCTATCAAATCACGTCGGCCTTGAAGTTCTTGCCCTGGGGCAAACATGTGGCGCTTGTCACCGACGCCCGGTTCTCGGGCGTCAGCACCGGCGCGTGCATCGGCCATGTCGGCCCGGAGGCATTGGCGGGAGGACCGATCGGCCGCGTCCAGGACGGCGACCAGATCGAAGTCGTTGTCGATCGAATCGGATTGCACGGCAGCGTGAACCTAATCGGGACCGCTGACAAATCGCTAACGCCAGCGGAAGCCGAAACGCTGCTCGCATCGAGGTCGCCGCATCCGCAATTGGCTGTCGACGTCAAGATGCCCGACGATTCACGACTCTGGGCCGCGCTGCAACAAGTCGGCGGCGGGACGTGGAACGGATGCGTCTACGACGTCGAAAAGATCATCGCCACCTTGGACGCCGGCACCAAGGCGTTGCAAGAAAAAGCGAGCGATTGA